A region from the Inhella inkyongensis genome encodes:
- a CDS encoding DNA-3-methyladenine glycosylase I — protein MKAIEGDDGRARCAWCEVADFPLYRQYHDQEWGFPVADETRLFEKLCLEGFQAGLSWRTILAKREAFRAGFAGFDAARVAAFTEADVQRLLADAGIVRHRGKIEATIGNARALKSLHERGQSLAALVWSFEEKPAPALAFRAESAASQALSKQLKKLGFRFVGPTTVYAFMQAMGLVNDHAEGCWARAAALQARSVFRVPT, from the coding sequence ATGAAGGCAATCGAAGGGGATGACGGCCGGGCGCGATGCGCCTGGTGCGAGGTGGCGGATTTTCCGCTCTACCGGCAGTACCACGACCAGGAGTGGGGCTTCCCAGTGGCCGACGAGACCCGGCTGTTTGAAAAGCTCTGCCTCGAAGGGTTCCAGGCGGGCCTCTCCTGGCGCACCATCCTGGCCAAGCGCGAGGCCTTTCGCGCCGGCTTTGCCGGGTTTGATGCGGCCCGGGTGGCCGCCTTCACCGAGGCCGATGTGCAGCGGCTCTTGGCGGACGCCGGCATCGTGCGCCATCGCGGCAAGATCGAAGCCACCATCGGCAACGCGCGGGCGCTCAAGTCCCTGCACGAGCGCGGCCAAAGCCTGGCGGCGCTGGTCTGGAGCTTCGAGGAAAAGCCCGCCCCCGCACTGGCCTTCCGCGCCGAGTCGGCGGCCTCGCAGGCCCTGTCCAAACAGCTTAAAAAATTGGGCTTTCGCTTTGTCGGCCCCACCACGGTCTATGCCTTCATGCAGGCCATGGGCCTGGTGAACGACCATGCCGAGGGCTGCTGGGCGCGTGCCGCGGCGCTGCAGGCCCGTTCGGTCTTCAGGGTGCCTACCTAG
- the rpe gene encoding ribulose-phosphate 3-epimerase, with product MTYRIAPSLLSADFARLGEECRNVLAAGADWIHFDVMDNHYVPNLTFGPMVCQALRPHCVLPDGRPAAIDVHLMVEPVDALAQAFCKAGADLVSFHPEASRHVDRTLQLIKAEGKQAGLVFNPGTPLDVLDWVIDKVDLILIMSVNPGFGGQSFIDSALRKLEKARKLIDQTGRDIRLEIDGGVKVDNIRRIADAGADTFVAGSAIFGQGDYKAVMDDMRAELAR from the coding sequence ATGACCTACCGCATCGCCCCCAGCCTTCTCTCCGCCGACTTCGCCCGCCTGGGCGAGGAATGTCGCAACGTTCTGGCCGCCGGTGCGGACTGGATTCACTTCGACGTGATGGACAACCATTACGTGCCGAATCTGACCTTCGGCCCGATGGTCTGCCAGGCCCTGCGCCCGCATTGCGTACTGCCCGATGGCCGCCCCGCCGCCATCGACGTGCACCTGATGGTGGAACCCGTGGACGCCCTGGCCCAGGCCTTCTGCAAGGCCGGCGCCGACCTGGTGAGCTTCCACCCCGAGGCCAGCCGCCATGTGGACCGCACGCTGCAGCTGATCAAGGCCGAGGGCAAACAAGCCGGGCTGGTGTTCAACCCCGGCACGCCGCTGGATGTGCTGGACTGGGTGATCGACAAGGTCGACCTGATCCTGATCATGAGCGTCAACCCCGGCTTTGGCGGCCAAAGCTTCATCGACTCGGCGCTGCGCAAGCTCGAAAAAGCGCGCAAGCTCATTGATCAGACCGGCCGCGACATCCGCCTGGAGATCGACGGCGGCGTCAAGGTGGACAACATCCGCCGCATCGCCGACGCCGGCGCCGACACCTTCGTGGCCGGCTCGGCCATTTTTGGCCAGGGCGACTACAAGGCGGTGATGGACGACATGCGCGCCGAGCTGGCGCGCTGA
- a CDS encoding low molecular weight protein-tyrosine-phosphatase encodes MSSVLLVCRANLCRSPMAEVVFRACALALGLQRVASAGVQAASRPERMDARAQAALERRRYTVDPKWRSRRVQREDLAKFEFILALDKDVLSDLRRLFPEAPPTRLRLLLDHVPDLQGQDVPDPYYSSAAAFDQTLDLIERAVGGFRG; translated from the coding sequence ATGAGTTCGGTGCTGCTGGTCTGTCGCGCGAACCTCTGCCGTTCGCCGATGGCCGAGGTAGTGTTCCGCGCCTGCGCGCTGGCCCTCGGGCTGCAGCGCGTGGCCTCGGCCGGCGTGCAGGCCGCCAGCCGCCCCGAGCGCATGGACGCCCGCGCCCAGGCCGCCCTGGAGCGCCGCCGCTACACCGTCGACCCCAAATGGCGCTCGCGCCGCGTGCAGCGCGAAGACCTGGCCAAGTTCGAGTTCATCCTGGCGCTGGACAAAGACGTCCTCTCCGACCTGCGCCGCCTCTTCCCTGAGGCCCCGCCGACGCGTCTGCGACTGCTGCTGGACCATGTGCCGGATTTGCAGGGCCAGGACGTCCCCGACCCCTATTACTCCAGCGCGGCGGCGTTTGATCAGACGCTGGATTTGATTGAGAGGGCGGTGGGGGGATTCAGGGGCTGA
- a CDS encoding pseudouridine-5'-phosphate glycosidase codes for MQAEWLRCSPEVASALKDGRPVVALESTIVAHGMPYPDNLATAQAVEAIIREQGAVPATIAVMDGAIRVGLTPNELEQLARAGSQALKLSRRDIAYCVSRRLLGATTVASTMLCAAAAGIRVFVTGGIGGVHRGAAQSMDVSADLMELARTPVAVVCAGAKSILDLPLTLEVLETQGVPVVAIGQAAFPAFYTRDSGLKADFRIDEPAQLAAFLRCHWGLGLPSGVVLANPVPVADEIPAATVETWIAQALREAGEQGIQGKASTPFMLKRLAELSEGRSLATNIALVKHNAVVGARVAVELATRG; via the coding sequence ATGCAAGCTGAATGGCTGCGCTGCTCGCCCGAAGTCGCGAGCGCTTTGAAAGACGGCCGTCCGGTGGTGGCCCTGGAATCCACCATCGTGGCCCATGGCATGCCCTACCCCGACAACCTGGCCACCGCCCAGGCCGTGGAGGCCATCATCCGTGAACAAGGCGCCGTGCCCGCCACCATCGCTGTGATGGACGGCGCCATCCGCGTGGGCCTCACGCCGAACGAGCTGGAACAGCTGGCCCGCGCCGGCAGCCAGGCGCTCAAACTCAGCCGCCGCGACATCGCCTACTGCGTCAGCCGGCGCCTGTTGGGCGCCACCACCGTGGCCTCCACCATGCTGTGCGCGGCCGCCGCCGGCATCCGCGTGTTCGTCACCGGCGGCATCGGCGGCGTGCACCGCGGTGCAGCGCAAAGCATGGACGTGAGCGCCGACCTGATGGAACTGGCCCGCACCCCCGTGGCCGTGGTCTGCGCCGGCGCCAAGAGCATCCTGGACCTGCCCTTGACGCTGGAAGTGCTGGAAACCCAGGGCGTGCCCGTGGTCGCCATCGGCCAGGCCGCCTTCCCGGCTTTCTACACGCGCGACAGCGGCCTCAAGGCCGACTTCCGCATCGACGAGCCCGCGCAGCTCGCCGCGTTCCTGCGCTGCCATTGGGGCCTGGGCCTGCCCAGCGGCGTGGTGCTGGCCAACCCGGTGCCGGTGGCCGATGAGATCCCGGCCGCGACCGTCGAGACCTGGATCGCCCAAGCCCTGCGCGAGGCCGGCGAGCAAGGCATTCAGGGCAAGGCCAGCACGCCCTTCATGCTCAAGCGCCTGGCCGAGCTGTCGGAGGGGCGCTCGCTGGCGACCAATATTGCTTTGGTGAAGCACAACGCGGTGGTGGGGGCTCGAGTGGCCGTCGAACTGGCCACTCGGGGCTGA
- a CDS encoding PfkB family carbohydrate kinase has product MNPIWCLGGAVWDRKLCLLSAPVQASSNPVRESSSPGGVARNVAHNLSQLGLNAALLSAWGDDAAGALLRMDCLRQGLNIDAVITVADAATGAYTAVLGADGNLLLGLAQLDALETLTPARLLRSQAARARAPLQLADLNLRRDTLATWLAEERQGLAVLLAVSEPKMASLPEDLSRLDLLIANSGEWWAAGGNSELARRGLQRALVTQGAQGVRLGEWRAGHWKWQTLPALPLSQIRDVTGAGDAFAAGVLAALASGQTDWAAAARFGQRLSQVCLQSLHSVAPEITPALLNELEKPDAS; this is encoded by the coding sequence ATGAACCCGATCTGGTGTCTGGGCGGTGCAGTTTGGGACCGCAAGCTCTGCCTGCTCAGCGCCCCGGTGCAGGCCAGCTCCAACCCGGTGCGCGAGAGCTCCTCGCCCGGCGGCGTGGCCCGCAATGTGGCGCACAACCTCAGCCAGCTGGGCCTGAATGCTGCCCTGCTCAGCGCCTGGGGCGACGACGCCGCCGGCGCCCTGCTGCGCATGGACTGCCTGCGTCAGGGCCTGAACATCGACGCCGTGATCACCGTGGCCGACGCCGCCACCGGCGCCTACACCGCCGTGCTGGGCGCCGACGGCAATCTGTTGCTCGGCCTGGCCCAGCTGGATGCCCTAGAGACCCTGACCCCGGCGAGGCTGCTGCGCAGCCAGGCCGCGCGGGCGCGCGCGCCGCTGCAGCTGGCCGACCTGAACCTGCGCCGCGACACCTTGGCCACCTGGCTGGCCGAGGAGCGCCAGGGCCTGGCCGTGCTGCTGGCGGTGTCCGAGCCCAAGATGGCCTCCTTGCCCGAGGACCTCAGCCGGCTGGACCTCCTGATCGCCAACAGCGGCGAATGGTGGGCCGCCGGCGGCAACAGCGAACTGGCCCGGCGCGGCCTGCAACGCGCCCTCGTTACGCAGGGGGCCCAAGGCGTGCGCCTGGGCGAATGGCGCGCCGGCCACTGGAAGTGGCAAACCCTGCCCGCCTTGCCATTGAGCCAGATCCGCGACGTCACCGGCGCCGGCGACGCCTTTGCGGCCGGCGTGCTGGCGGCCCTGGCCAGCGGCCAGACCGACTGGGCCGCCGCCGCCCGCTTTGGCCAGCGCCTCTCGCAGGTCTGTCTGCAATCCCTGCACAGCGTAGCCCCGGAAATCACCCCGGCCCTGCTCAATGAACTGGAGAAACCCGATGCAAGCTGA
- the gph gene encoding phosphoglycolate phosphatase (PGP is an essential enzyme in the glycolate salvage pathway in higher organisms (photorespiration in plants). Phosphoglycolate results from the oxidase activity of RubisCO in the Calvin cycle when concentrations of carbon dioxide are low relative to oxygen. This enzyme is a member of the Haloacid Dehalogenase (HAD) superfamily of aspartate-nucleophile hydrolase enzymes (PF00702).), giving the protein MEFKHIEAWLIDLDGTLVDTLGDFVAALQPVAQALGAPAATAEQVRRLIGRGGAQLVRDLLQLWQQPESAFEPAWALYERHYREVNGKHASVFEGVVPGLKALRAHGWRLVCVTNKPQANAEALLAALGLRDDFEAVVGGGPNLRPKPEPDALLRACELLGLAPARVGMVGDSANDAEAARAAGCGALVLLRHGYNHGEPIDSVPADWHLDRLDQGFNRDGTSSPCPAAVP; this is encoded by the coding sequence ATGGAGTTCAAACATATCGAGGCTTGGTTGATCGACCTGGACGGCACCTTGGTCGACACCCTGGGGGATTTTGTGGCGGCGCTGCAGCCGGTGGCGCAGGCCTTGGGCGCACCGGCGGCCACGGCCGAGCAGGTGCGGCGCCTGATCGGGCGCGGTGGCGCGCAGCTGGTGCGCGACCTGCTGCAGCTGTGGCAGCAGCCGGAGTCGGCCTTCGAGCCGGCCTGGGCGCTGTATGAGCGGCACTACCGCGAGGTCAATGGCAAACATGCGTCTGTGTTCGAGGGCGTGGTGCCGGGGTTAAAGGCGCTGCGTGCGCACGGCTGGCGCCTGGTGTGTGTGACCAACAAGCCGCAGGCCAACGCCGAGGCGCTGCTGGCAGCTTTGGGCCTGCGGGACGACTTCGAGGCGGTGGTGGGCGGCGGGCCGAACTTGCGGCCCAAGCCGGAACCCGATGCGCTGCTGCGCGCCTGCGAACTGCTGGGCCTGGCGCCGGCACGCGTCGGCATGGTGGGGGACTCCGCCAACGACGCCGAGGCCGCGCGGGCGGCCGGCTGCGGTGCGCTGGTGTTGCTGCGCCACGGCTACAACCATGGCGAGCCCATCGATTCAGTACCGGCCGATTGGCATCTCGACCGGCTGGATCAGGGCTTCAACCGCGACGGGACTTCTTCTCCTTGCCCAGCAGCAGTTCCTTGA
- a CDS encoding chalcone isomerase family protein, with translation MRRALLTTLLALALPLGSLAQTVEAGGAKFDTSMEVGGQKLVLNGLGVRYKAVFKVYSVGFYLKQKADTTDGVVKQDGPKRVLLKLLRDLDSKDLGKAFTEGMRKNSVPEERAKTINGIFKFGEIFNEMKKANAGTAIGIDWIPGTGAQIFVDYKPVGEPIKEIEFYNALLRIWLGENPADEDLKELLLGKEKKSRRG, from the coding sequence ATGCGCCGCGCCCTGCTGACCACCCTGCTTGCCCTGGCCCTGCCGCTGGGCTCCCTGGCTCAGACCGTCGAAGCGGGCGGGGCCAAGTTCGACACCTCGATGGAAGTCGGCGGCCAGAAGCTGGTCCTGAACGGCCTGGGCGTGCGCTACAAGGCCGTGTTCAAGGTCTACAGCGTGGGCTTCTACCTGAAGCAAAAAGCCGACACGACCGACGGCGTGGTCAAGCAAGACGGCCCCAAGCGCGTGCTGCTCAAGCTGCTGCGCGACCTGGATTCCAAGGATCTGGGCAAGGCCTTCACCGAGGGCATGCGCAAGAACAGCGTGCCGGAAGAGCGCGCCAAGACCATCAACGGCATCTTCAAGTTCGGCGAAATCTTCAATGAAATGAAGAAAGCCAACGCCGGCACCGCCATCGGCATCGACTGGATCCCCGGCACCGGCGCGCAGATCTTTGTGGACTACAAGCCGGTGGGCGAGCCCATCAAGGAAATCGAGTTCTACAACGCCCTGCTGCGCATCTGGCTGGGCGAGAACCCGGCCGATGAAGACCTCAAGGAACTGCTGCTGGGCAAGGAGAAGAAGTCCCGTCGCGGTTGA
- a CDS encoding anthranilate synthase component I family protein: MTNEQEFLRLAAAGHNRIPLVREALADLETPLSLYLKLCGDQRAHSFLLESVLGGERFGRYSFIGLAARTLLRATGTACEVVTDGAVVERFEGNALDFVAAFQERLRPAVVPGLPRFCGGLAGYFGYEAVRAIEPRLAAGRQGGGLGTPDILLLLTEEVAVIDNLSGRLYLIVWADPAQPQAYCAAQARLEVLAQRLRRTVSLPEVAPSPAQPVERERDPEDYLQAVRRAKEFIAAGDCMQVVIGQRLKKRFTADALSLYRALRTLNPSPYMYFYDMGDFQIAGASPEILVREEHRAVAEGGGRRVTIRPLAGTRPRGASVALDRELEEELRADPKERAEHLMLIDLARNDIGRMARTGSVQVTAAFDVERYSHVMHLVSNVEGVLRPEVGQLDVLKASFPAGTLTGAPKVRAMELIDELEPVERGIYGGACGYLSFAGDMDVAIAIRTGIVKDGYLYAQAAAGVVADSVPELEWQETEAKARAVLAAAEMVERGF; this comes from the coding sequence ATCACGAACGAGCAAGAATTTCTGCGCCTGGCGGCTGCCGGGCACAACCGCATCCCCCTGGTGCGTGAGGCCCTGGCGGACCTCGAAACCCCCCTGTCCCTCTACCTGAAGCTGTGCGGCGACCAACGTGCGCACAGCTTTTTGCTGGAGTCCGTGCTGGGAGGGGAGCGCTTCGGGCGTTACTCCTTCATCGGCTTGGCGGCCCGCACCCTGCTGCGAGCCACCGGCACCGCCTGCGAGGTGGTGACCGACGGCGCGGTGGTGGAGCGTTTTGAGGGCAATGCGCTGGACTTTGTGGCGGCCTTTCAGGAGCGGCTGCGTCCCGCCGTGGTGCCGGGCCTGCCGCGTTTTTGCGGCGGTTTGGCGGGCTACTTTGGCTATGAGGCGGTGCGTGCCATCGAGCCCCGTCTGGCGGCGGGTCGCCAAGGTGGCGGCCTGGGCACGCCGGACATCCTTTTGCTGCTGACCGAAGAAGTGGCGGTGATCGACAACCTGAGCGGTCGCCTTTATCTAATCGTCTGGGCCGACCCGGCGCAGCCGCAGGCCTATTGCGCAGCCCAGGCGCGGCTGGAGGTTCTGGCCCAGCGCCTGCGTCGCACGGTCAGCCTGCCCGAGGTGGCGCCCAGCCCGGCCCAGCCGGTCGAGCGCGAACGCGACCCCGAGGACTATCTGCAGGCGGTGCGCCGGGCCAAGGAGTTCATTGCGGCGGGCGACTGCATGCAGGTCGTGATTGGCCAGCGGCTGAAAAAGCGCTTCACGGCCGATGCGCTCAGCCTGTACCGGGCGCTGCGCACGCTCAACCCCAGTCCCTATATGTACTTCTACGACATGGGGGACTTTCAGATCGCCGGCGCCTCACCGGAGATTCTGGTGCGCGAGGAGCATCGGGCAGTCGCCGAGGGCGGCGGGCGGCGCGTCACCATTCGCCCGCTGGCGGGCACCCGACCGCGGGGCGCCAGCGTGGCGCTGGACCGCGAGCTGGAGGAGGAGCTGCGCGCCGACCCCAAAGAGCGCGCCGAGCACCTGATGCTGATCGACCTGGCGCGCAACGACATCGGGCGCATGGCGCGCACGGGCTCGGTGCAGGTCACGGCGGCTTTTGATGTGGAGCGCTACTCGCATGTGATGCACCTGGTCAGCAACGTTGAAGGCGTGCTGCGCCCCGAGGTGGGGCAACTCGATGTGCTGAAGGCGAGCTTTCCGGCCGGCACCCTGACCGGCGCGCCCAAGGTGCGGGCGATGGAGCTGATCGATGAGTTGGAGCCGGTGGAGCGCGGCATCTATGGCGGCGCCTGCGGCTACCTGAGCTTTGCCGGCGACATGGACGTGGCCATCGCCATCCGCACCGGCATCGTCAAGGACGGCTATCTGTACGCCCAGGCGGCGGCCGGGGTGGTGGCGGATTCGGTGCCCGAGCTGGAGTGGCAGGAAACCGAGGCCAAAGCACGGGCGGTGCTGGCCGCGGCAGAGATGGTGGAGAGGGGGTTCTGA
- a CDS encoding anthranilate synthase component II: MVLMIDNYDSFTFNLVQYLGELGAEVKVLRNDEIDVAGIAALQPSHLILSPGPCTPNEAGVCVPAIQAFKGRLPILGVCLGHQSIGQALGGRIVRAQRQMHGKASVIHNDQRGLFKGLPAQFSVIRYHSLVIEPQSCPPELEVTARSEDGEIMGVRHRELAGTPTPIEGVQYHPESILSEHGHAQLKNFLGLSL; encoded by the coding sequence ATGGTCTTGATGATCGACAACTACGACAGCTTCACCTTCAACCTGGTGCAGTACCTGGGCGAGCTGGGCGCCGAGGTCAAGGTGTTGCGCAACGACGAAATCGATGTGGCGGGCATTGCGGCCCTGCAGCCCAGCCATCTGATCCTGTCACCCGGGCCCTGCACGCCCAATGAGGCTGGGGTCTGCGTGCCGGCCATTCAGGCCTTCAAGGGGCGGCTGCCCATCCTGGGTGTGTGCCTGGGGCACCAAAGCATCGGCCAGGCCCTGGGCGGGCGCATCGTGCGGGCGCAGCGGCAGATGCACGGCAAGGCCAGCGTGATTCATAACGATCAGCGCGGCCTCTTCAAGGGCCTGCCGGCGCAGTTCAGCGTGATTCGCTACCACTCGCTGGTCATCGAGCCGCAGAGTTGCCCGCCCGAGCTGGAGGTGACAGCGCGCAGCGAGGACGGCGAAATCATGGGTGTGCGCCATCGCGAGCTGGCGGGTACGCCCACCCCCATCGAGGGCGTGCAGTACCACCCGGAGTCCATCCTCTCCGAGCATGGGCATGCGCAGTTGAAGAACTTTCTGGGCTTGAGCCTATGA
- the ltaE gene encoding low-specificity L-threonine aldolase — MKTIDLRSDTVTRPTPGMQAAMAAAPLGDDVFGDDPSVNALQQAVAERLGFEAALFLPSGTQSNLVALMSHCQRGDEYIVGQQQHCYRWEAGGAAVLGSIQPQPLPQQLDGSLALADIDAAIKPDDPHFARSRLLCLENTIGGQVLSPDYLAQAQGLARRHGLALHLDGARLFNAAAAAPGDVLANARAICAGFDSVSVCFSKGLGAPVGSVLCGSAELMASARRWRKMCGGAMRQAGGLAAAALYALDHHLERLRDDHALARRLAEGLQGIAGLNVAMPQTNIVFADLRPELAQRRGAGLLAHLAAQGVLATGLYRLRFVTHLDVDAEGVDHAAAALRHYLEN, encoded by the coding sequence ATGAAAACCATCGATCTGCGCAGTGACACCGTGACCCGCCCGACGCCGGGCATGCAGGCCGCCATGGCCGCCGCACCGCTGGGCGACGACGTGTTTGGCGATGACCCCAGCGTGAATGCCCTGCAGCAGGCGGTGGCGGAGCGCCTGGGCTTTGAGGCTGCCCTCTTCCTGCCCAGTGGCACGCAAAGCAATCTGGTGGCCTTGATGAGCCACTGCCAGCGCGGCGACGAATACATCGTGGGCCAGCAGCAGCATTGCTATCGCTGGGAGGCCGGCGGTGCGGCGGTGCTGGGCTCCATCCAGCCCCAGCCGCTGCCGCAGCAGCTGGACGGTAGCTTGGCGTTGGCCGACATCGACGCCGCCATCAAGCCCGATGACCCGCACTTTGCGCGCAGCCGGCTGTTGTGCCTGGAGAACACCATCGGCGGCCAGGTGCTGAGCCCAGACTACTTGGCCCAGGCGCAGGGCTTGGCGCGCCGGCATGGCTTGGCCCTGCATCTGGATGGCGCACGGCTCTTCAATGCCGCAGCCGCGGCGCCCGGCGACGTGCTGGCGAACGCGCGCGCCATTTGCGCCGGCTTCGATTCGGTTTCGGTTTGCTTTTCGAAGGGCTTGGGCGCGCCGGTGGGCTCGGTGCTGTGCGGCTCGGCCGAGCTGATGGCGAGCGCGCGGCGCTGGCGCAAGATGTGTGGCGGCGCGATGCGCCAGGCCGGTGGCTTGGCGGCCGCCGCGCTGTATGCGCTTGATCACCATCTGGAGCGGCTGCGCGATGACCATGCGCTGGCGCGGCGCCTGGCCGAAGGCCTACAGGGCATCGCCGGGCTGAACGTGGCGATGCCGCAGACCAATATCGTGTTTGCCGACCTGAGGCCTGAGTTGGCGCAGCGTCGGGGCGCGGGCCTGCTGGCGCATTTGGCGGCGCAGGGCGTGCTGGCCACCGGGCTCTATCGCCTGCGTTTTGTCACCCATCTGGATGTGGACGCCGAAGGCGTGGACCACGCCGCTGCCGCGCTGCGGCATTACCTTGAGAACTGA
- the trpD gene encoding anthranilate phosphoribosyltransferase, whose amino-acid sequence MPITDQEALQRVIEHREIFPDEMLALMRRIMTGEMSPVMAAALITGLRVKKETVGEIAAAAEVMRELSRKVQAPAHPHLVDVVGTGGDGAHSFNISTCSMFVAAAAGAQVAKHGNRSVSSKCGSADVLEALGARIDLQPEAVARCLSEVGLGFMFAPNHHPAMKNIAPVRKELGVRTIFNILGPLTNPAGAPNILMGVFHPDLVGIQVRVLQRLGARHALVVYGQDGLDEVSLGAATLVGELRDGKVSEYSIHPEDFGLAMSATRNLRVENAEASRLMLLDVLAGKAGPARDIVLLNAGAALYAADVAASIADGVARAAAVMDSGAARAKLDAFVAATQQG is encoded by the coding sequence ATGCCGATCACCGATCAAGAAGCCCTGCAGCGCGTCATCGAACACCGCGAGATCTTTCCGGACGAGATGTTGGCCCTGATGCGGCGCATCATGACGGGCGAGATGTCCCCTGTCATGGCGGCCGCACTGATCACTGGCCTGCGGGTGAAGAAGGAGACCGTGGGCGAGATCGCGGCCGCGGCCGAGGTGATGCGCGAGCTAAGCCGCAAGGTGCAGGCGCCGGCTCACCCGCATCTGGTGGATGTGGTGGGCACGGGCGGCGACGGGGCGCACAGCTTCAACATCAGCACTTGCTCGATGTTCGTGGCGGCAGCGGCCGGTGCCCAGGTGGCCAAGCATGGCAATCGCAGCGTCAGCAGCAAGTGCGGCAGTGCCGATGTGCTGGAGGCCCTGGGCGCACGCATCGACCTGCAGCCCGAGGCCGTGGCGCGTTGCCTGAGCGAGGTGGGGCTGGGCTTTATGTTCGCCCCCAACCATCACCCAGCGATGAAGAACATCGCCCCGGTGCGCAAGGAACTGGGTGTGCGCACGATCTTCAACATCCTGGGCCCGCTGACCAATCCGGCCGGGGCGCCCAACATCCTGATGGGGGTGTTCCACCCCGATCTGGTCGGCATCCAGGTACGGGTGCTGCAGCGCTTGGGAGCGCGGCATGCCTTGGTGGTCTACGGGCAGGACGGGCTGGACGAGGTGTCGTTGGGGGCGGCCACCCTGGTGGGTGAGCTGCGCGATGGAAAGGTCAGCGAGTACAGCATCCACCCCGAGGACTTCGGGCTGGCCATGTCCGCCACTCGCAATTTGCGCGTCGAGAACGCCGAGGCCTCGCGGCTCATGTTGCTGGACGTGCTGGCGGGCAAGGCCGGCCCGGCGCGCGACATCGTGCTGCTCAATGCCGGTGCAGCGCTCTATGCCGCGGATGTGGCGGCTTCCATTGCCGATGGGGTGGCCCGAGCGGCCGCCGTGATGGACAGTGGCGCGGCACGCGCCAAGTTGGACGCCTTTGTGGCGGCCACACAGCAGGGCTGA
- the trpC gene encoding indole-3-glycerol phosphate synthase TrpC, which produces MDDILRRIVAVKQEEIAALRPRAAELERAASAQGPARGFAQALNAKIAAGRPAVIAEVKQASPSKGVLRNPFEPAAIASSYAAHGAACLSVLTDRQFFQGSEAALRAARAACALPVLRKDFVIDPLQIVEAKAMGADAVLLIVACLSDEELHALEACALDWGLDVLVESHDAEELDRALRLKTPLIGINNRNLRSFEVSLDTTLGLRAAVGAERLLITESGVLTPADVQRLRAADVQAFLVGEAFMRAPDPGGALAELFGS; this is translated from the coding sequence ATGGACGACATCTTGCGCCGCATCGTCGCGGTCAAACAAGAAGAGATTGCGGCCCTGCGCCCAAGGGCGGCGGAGTTGGAACGCGCGGCCTCCGCGCAGGGCCCTGCGCGCGGCTTTGCCCAGGCCCTGAACGCCAAGATTGCTGCAGGCCGGCCGGCGGTGATTGCTGAGGTCAAGCAAGCCAGCCCGAGCAAGGGCGTGCTGCGGAACCCCTTCGAACCCGCCGCCATTGCATCGAGCTACGCGGCCCATGGTGCGGCCTGCCTGAGCGTATTGACGGATCGACAGTTCTTCCAGGGGAGCGAAGCAGCGCTGCGCGCCGCACGCGCTGCCTGTGCTCTGCCTGTGCTGCGCAAGGACTTTGTGATCGATCCGCTCCAAATCGTCGAGGCCAAGGCCATGGGCGCCGACGCGGTGTTGCTGATCGTGGCCTGCCTCTCGGACGAAGAGCTGCACGCACTGGAGGCCTGCGCACTGGACTGGGGCCTGGATGTGTTGGTGGAGTCCCATGACGCCGAGGAGTTGGACCGGGCCTTGCGACTGAAGACGCCGCTGATCGGGATCAACAACCGCAACCTGCGCAGTTTTGAGGTCAGTCTGGATACCACGCTGGGTCTGCGCGCTGCGGTCGGCGCCGAGCGCCTGTTGATCACGGAGTCCGGCGTGCTGACCCCGGCCGATGTGCAGCGCCTGCGCGCCGCTGATGTGCAGGCCTTCCTGGTCGGCGAGGCCTTCATGCGAGCGCCCGATCCGGGGGGCGCGCTGGCGGAGTTGTTCGGTTCGTGA